The Daphnia carinata strain CSIRO-1 chromosome 2, CSIRO_AGI_Dcar_HiC_V3, whole genome shotgun sequence genome has a segment encoding these proteins:
- the LOC130686485 gene encoding BCL2/adenovirus E1B 19 kDa protein-interacting protein 3-like isoform X2, whose translation MASLRLLADDGPVLGESWVEVSDPPTSPTPERTTHLPHGSEDYLRLLREAQRDSNQSSALVSLASTRKNSPHSSPKSPPNSPNTEPVGEGEELKGFYINYCTKEGTSLETNTDWVWDWSSRPEQQAPKEWKFIHPEGRIPMKKPYGYSIRFAKVGGTSVFSRQVLYTMVLTNLVTLLLGTGIGFWLSRRSNDVLQLNLD comes from the exons ATGGCCAGTCTCCGTCTGCTCGCCGATGATGGTCCCGTTTTGGGAG AGTCATGGGTTGAAGTATCGGATCCGCCAACGAGTCCAACTCCCGAGCGTACTACTCATCTCCCCCATGGGTCTGAAGATTATCTTAGATTGCTAAGAGAAGCCCAACGCGATAGCAATCAGTCCTCTGCCCTCGTCTCCTTGGCTTCTACGCGCAAAAATTCACCACATAGCTC ACCTAAGTCACCTCCAAATAGTCCCAATACGGAACCAGTTGGCGAAGGAGAGGAACTGAAAGGATTCTACATCAATTATTGCACTAAA GAAGGCACAAGTCTTGAGACTAACACTGACTGGGTTTGGGACTGGTCCAGTCGTCCTGAGCAGCAAGCGCCAAA AGAATGGAAGTTTATACACCCGGAAGGTCGCATTCCGATGAAGAAGCCCTACGGCTACAGCATCCGCTTTGCCAAAGTTGGGGGTACCAGTGTTTTTTCTAGACAAGTTTTGTATACAATGGTCCTCACCAACTTGGTGACGCTTCTGCTCGGCACCGGCATTGG ATTCTGGCTAAGTCGGCGCAGTAACGACGTCTTACAACTGAACTTGGACTAA
- the LOC130686485 gene encoding BCL2/adenovirus E1B 19 kDa protein-interacting protein 3-like isoform X1, whose product MASLRLLADDGPVLGEIVAESWVEVSDPPTSPTPERTTHLPHGSEDYLRLLREAQRDSNQSSALVSLASTRKNSPHSSPKSPPNSPNTEPVGEGEELKGFYINYCTKEGTSLETNTDWVWDWSSRPEQQAPKEWKFIHPEGRIPMKKPYGYSIRFAKVGGTSVFSRQVLYTMVLTNLVTLLLGTGIGFWLSRRSNDVLQLNLD is encoded by the exons ATGGCCAGTCTCCGTCTGCTCGCCGATGATGGTCCCGTTTTGGGAG AAATTGTTGCAGAGTCATGGGTTGAAGTATCGGATCCGCCAACGAGTCCAACTCCCGAGCGTACTACTCATCTCCCCCATGGGTCTGAAGATTATCTTAGATTGCTAAGAGAAGCCCAACGCGATAGCAATCAGTCCTCTGCCCTCGTCTCCTTGGCTTCTACGCGCAAAAATTCACCACATAGCTC ACCTAAGTCACCTCCAAATAGTCCCAATACGGAACCAGTTGGCGAAGGAGAGGAACTGAAAGGATTCTACATCAATTATTGCACTAAA GAAGGCACAAGTCTTGAGACTAACACTGACTGGGTTTGGGACTGGTCCAGTCGTCCTGAGCAGCAAGCGCCAAA AGAATGGAAGTTTATACACCCGGAAGGTCGCATTCCGATGAAGAAGCCCTACGGCTACAGCATCCGCTTTGCCAAAGTTGGGGGTACCAGTGTTTTTTCTAGACAAGTTTTGTATACAATGGTCCTCACCAACTTGGTGACGCTTCTGCTCGGCACCGGCATTGG ATTCTGGCTAAGTCGGCGCAGTAACGACGTCTTACAACTGAACTTGGACTAA
- the LOC130686484 gene encoding nuclear receptor-binding factor 2-like produces MEDSSLNQAHYETRRAEQLVRQGKLDDAIECHEKASTLLSSAMTLSDLTTVKQSLLCQKEYHIRQVWLLQSKIAQLEKYKKKMNSSGGKIGSVSCSVESQQETQQQLKVTQMEILRTLSEADAALHLHADTCTSMDPHLNQVIECLQKMRQQLEQLFQFSRESDTTTDLQLEAIEPIDEFAQSSQSISPETEKGSNDLETELPALAPLEVPHFDFSMLPM; encoded by the exons ATGGAAGATTCAAGTTTAAACCAG GCACATTATGAGACCAGAAGAGCAGAGCAATTGGTCCGACAGGGAAAGCTTGATGATGCCATTGAGTGTCACGAAAAGGCCTCTACACTGCTATCTTCTGCAATGACTTTGAGTGATTTAACAACAGTTAAACAATCACTGCTTTGTCAAAAAGAATATCATATTCGTCAAGTGTGGCTTCTTCAATCTAAGATTGCCCAActggaaaaatacaaaaagaaaatgaatagcTCAGGTGGTAAGATAGGATCAGTTTCGTGCTCAGTGGAAAGTCAACAGGAAACACAGCAGCAGCTTAAAGTCACACAAATGGAAATTCTGAG GACATTATCAGAAGCTGATGCAGCCTTGCATTTGCATGCCGATACATGCACAAGTATGGACCCACACCTCAACCAGGTGATTGAGTGCCTTCAAAAAATGAGGCAGCAGCTAGAGCAGCTGTTTCAGTTTAGCCGAGAGTCGGATACAACTACAGACCTACAACTAGAAGCCATTGAACCTATCGATGAGTTCGCACAATCGTCTCAGTCCATCTCCCcagaaacagaaaagggatCGAATGACTTGGAAACAGAACTGCCCGCACTTGCACCCCTCGAGGTTcctcattttgatttttctatgCTTCCGATGTAA